The Pochonia chlamydosporia 170 chromosome 1, whole genome shotgun sequence genome window below encodes:
- a CDS encoding ABC multidrug transporter (similar to Coccidioides immitis RS XP_001240132.1), producing the protein MATNSSVTAGDDSFGPQLNGQFDFTLTFEHVVMTIVPTVIFVCVTPLSVYRLFRKPARVRPGLLLWAKLATGTSLVSVDVANLVLWCRTSFEHQKGTSVAAAALSLLASICILALLWSQHRHSVRLSAILSIYLALTILLDIATVRSLLRRPGLHGEGYVLISTLVLRFCLLFLEELPKRKLFYQSSDRDATSREAGSGFWNRRLFIWLNSTLIAGFRSMLLVDNLQNIGSDFESNALLARVDKAWETADKNSNNALLKASAKVFARPVLAVVVPRIMFSAFTLSQPFLLRRIVEAVGDPDLPANSANGLIGATVLIYLGIGLSRGCYIHLNYRYITMLRGALVALIYKKIFRLQSDVTASAAVTHMSTDIDSIAIALEGMHDTWASMVEIGVGAFILSRYVGGATFLVAIPALITTVASMILATKLAPAKVAWNQKVQERVATTSDTLAQLKGIKMMGLGPWFFDHIQNLRVIEMNFSKKYRALVVIMYSIGTFSLSIAPVLVIAGSLFWTQLGSGFSAAEAFTTLSIITLVAQPFTILLMGFPVLWSISGCFTRIQGFLLLPERNGYRDVTASTADKDDREASPQQMQQLAEKGPGAEIRFEGVLVAFESTTEPVLKDLNLVLPRSSFTVITGPVGSGKSTLLKAILGEVELSQGTVNTSSPSIAYCGQATWLRNTSIKDNIVGPEDLDETWYNTVVHACALNEDLNELPQGRDTIAGSGGSRLSGGQKQRLAMARAVYSRQRIVVLDDCFSALDQRTSSTVFSRLLGPKGILRKSGTTVVLATHSVSHASSADFQVEILPGGTIRFETCDTNLRPMGDKSEPNQNDEVYGNRESSSTLAPSSDEQNHDTSTKHVSDSDAQRQGGDLSLYKFYFQSIGKLTIATWFFLAAVYIGASQMPNIWVRVWLDRDPNNNLYFIGYAGWAILGLFLGIVALAFFMLKLVPKSAENLHWTLLDIVMRQPLWHLTRIDTGNTLNRFSQDMTLVSQELPISFFLVTFLGLTNIATIAIISSGAKYAAAMIPVLVVALYLLQSFYLRTSRQMRHLDLEAKSPLYTIFSEVASGIQHIRAFSWQSKFLDYGLQLLNRSQRPYYLMFCIQRWLTLSLDMFVLCIAITLVTLALKVGNISTQTSIGLALVNMIGYGENLSLLIQQWTNLETSLGAITRLRSYVLETPVEHEVAEPSTPPESWPSPGKIEIDHLEAKYDMDDASANAVLDDISIVIRPGQKVGVIGRTGSGKSSFVLALLRLLRFSGSIRIDGVDTTSVSLNRLRSHITTLTQDPVAMPGSVRTNLCPFTSQGSHPVDDTVLMAALTRVGLQESIQQRGGLDTDIAELKLSAGETQLLCLTRAVLHNELTKSRIILIDEATSSMDRETEQRAQQVFDQFSKSGCTMIMIAHRMDMVSDADVVITLDQGKILNVSGEGYALEIDETSV; encoded by the exons ATGGCCACCAACTCGAGCGTCACCGCTGGCGATGATTCGTTTGGGCCACAACTGAATGGCCAGTTCGACTTCACGCTCACATTTGAGCATGTGGTAATGACGATTGTGCCAACGGTTATTTTTGTGTGTGTAACGCCACTCTCTGTGTATCGGCTGTTCCGTAAACCTGCTCGAGTGCGTCCAGGGTTGCTTCTATGGGCAAAGCTG GCAACTGGTACTTCACTCGTTTCCGTCGATGTAGCAAACTTAGTTTTGTGGTGTCGGACATCGTTCGAACACCAGAAAGGGACGTCTGTAGCTGCGGCAGCGCTCTCACTTCTAGCCTCAATCTGTATTCTGGCTCTGTTATGGAGTCAACACCGACATTCGGTGCGCCTGTCCGCTATTCTCAGTATATACTTGGCTTTGACTATTCTTCTTGACATTGCGACCGTACGGTCTCTCCTCAGACGTCCAGGGCTGCATGGAGAGGGATACGTCCTCATATCTACACTCGTGCTGAGATTTTGTCTGCTTTTTCTGGAAGAACTTCCAAAGCGAAAGCTATTTTACCAAAGCAGCGACCGTGACGCGACGAGCCGAGAAGCCGGCAGCGGATTCTGGAACCGCCGCCTTTTTATCTGGCTGAATTCCACTCTGATTGCTGGATTCCGGTCCATGCTGCTCGTTGACAACTTGCAGAACATCGGATCCGATTTTGAGTCGAACGCTTTACTCGCTCGTGTAGATAAAGCTTGGGAGACCG CCGATAAGAACTCCAATAATGCCCTCCTCAAAGCGTCAGCGAAGGTTTTCGCACGACCGGTGCTGGCCGTTGTCGTGCCTAGGATTATGTTTTCCGCTTTTACCTTGTCGCAACCATTTCTTCTACGCAGGATTGTCGAAGCTGTTGGTGATCCAGATCTACCAGCCAACTCTGCAAATGGACTCATCGGGGCTACTGTGCTTATCTACTTGGGGATCGGA CTATCACGAGGTTGCTATATCCATTTAAACTACCGATACATCACCATGCTACGAGGAGCCCTTGTCGCCTTAATTTACAAGAAGATTTTCCGACTACAATCCGATGTGACTGCTTCAGCTGCGGTGACTCACATGAGTACCGATATTGATAGCATAGCTATAGCGCTGGAGGGTATGCACGACACATGGGCTAGCATGGTCGAAATCGGAGTCGGAGCATTCATCCTGTCTAGATACGTGGGCGGCGCAACATTTTTGGTAGCCATTCCAGCTCTAA TTACCACGGTTGCTTCGATGATCCTCGCCACCAAGTTAGCCCCAGCGAAAGTAGCTTGGAATCAAAAGGTCCAAGAGCGAGTGGCCACAACCTCCGATACACTGGCACAACTGAAAGGAATAAAAATGATGGGTCTTGGCCCCTGGTTCTTTGATCACATACAAAATCTTCGAGTCATCGAGATGAATTTCTCTAAGAAATACAGAGCCCTGGTCGTTATCATGTATTCGATCG GAACATTTAGCCTTTCCATTGCACCGGTGCTAGTTATCGCTGGCAGCTTGTTCTGGACACAGCTGGGGTCCGGTTTCTCAGCTGCTGAGGCATTCACCACATTGTCCATTATCACTCTTGTTGCGCAGCCCTTTACCATACTCCTCATGGGGTTTCCCGTGCTTTGGAGCATCTCTGGATGCTTTACGCGAATTCAAGGATTCCTTCTTTTGCCTGAGAGAAATGGATATCGTGACGTAACCGCTAGCACTGCAGACAAAGATGACCGAGAGGCTAGCCCacagcaaatgcagcaacTCGCAGAGAAAGGGCCTGGGGCCGAAATTCGTTTTGAAGGGGTATTGGTGGCTTTCGAATCCACGACCGAGCCCGTTCTTAAAGACCTCAATTTGGTGCTCCCGCGATCAAGCTTTACTGTTATCACCGGTCCTGTTGGATCTGGCAAATCGACACTGCTGAAAGCAATTTTAGGCGAAGTAGAGCTGAGTCAAGGGACAGTAAATACCAGCAGTCCAAGTATTGCGTATTGTGGGCAGGCGACTTGGCTAAGAAACACATCGATTAAGGACAACATTGTCGGCCCCGAAGATTTGGACGAAACTTGGTACAATACTGTCGTACACGCCTGTGCCCTGAACGAAGACCTCAATGAGCTTCCGCAAGGCCGCGACACCATCGCAGGGAGTGGAGGATCGAGACTCAGTGGGGGCCAGAAACAGCGACTA GCTATGGCAAGAGCGGTCTATTCTCGACAACGAATCGTTGTGCTGGACGATTGCTTCAGTGCGCTAGATCAGCGCACCTCTTCTACCGTTTTCTCACGACTACTGGGACCGAAAGGAATCTTGCGTAAGAGCGGAACGACCGTTGTTTTGGCAACTCATAGTG TTTCTCATGCCTCCTCGGCCGACTTCCAGGTCGAGATATTACCAGGAGGTACAATACGTTTCGAAACCTGCGATACAAATTTGCGACCGATGGGTGATAAGAGCGAACCCAATCAAAATGACGAGGTATACGGCAATCGAGAATCTTCGTCTACTCTGGCGCCGTCTTCGGATGAGCAGAACCATGACACTTCGACCAAGCATGTCAGTGACAGTGATGCCCAACGCCAAGGTGGAGATCTTTCTTTGTACAAGTTTTATTTCCAGTCGATTGGCAAGCTCACTATCGCAACTTGGTTCTTCCTTGCTGCGGTCTATATTGGCGCCAGTCAAATGCCCA ATATTTGGGTTAGGGTATGGTTAGACAGAGACCCGAACAATAACCTGTACTTTATTGGGTATGCAGGCTGGGCCATCCTTGGACTGTTTCTCGGAATTGTGGCGCTTGC ATTCTTCATGTTAAAGCTCGTACCCAAGTCGGCTGAGAACCTGCACTGGACCCTATTGGATATTGTAATGAG GCAGCCTCTGTGGCACCTAACTCGCATTGATACTGGAAACACATTGAACAG GTTTAGCCAAGATATGACATTAGTCAGTCAAGAGTTGCCGATATCGTTCTTCCTGGTAACGTTCC TTGGACTAACCAACATTGCTACCATCGCTATCATTTCTTCTGGTGCAAAATACGCGGCTGCAATGATCCCTGTCTTAGTTGTGGCGCTTTACTTGCTTCAGAGCTTCTATCTACGCACATCCCGCCAAATGCGGCACCTCGATCTTGAGGCTAAATCACCGCTCTACACGATATTCTCTGAGGTAGCATCTGGCATCCAGCATATTCGGGCTTTCAGCTGGCAATCCAAGTTTCTAGACTACGGTCTACAGCTGCTGAATCGCTCACAGCGGCCCTACTATCTTATGTTTTGCATTCAGCGTTGGCTTACGCTCTCTCTTGATATGTTTGTTTTATGCATAGCCATCACTCTTGTTACTCTTGCGCTCAAGGTTGGAAACATATCGACCCAAACTTCTATTGGGCTCGCTCTGGTCAATATGATTGGATACGGTGAAAACCTGTCTCTTCTCATCCAACAGTGGACTAATCTTGAAACGTCATTGGGGGCCATTACCCGGCTGAGGAGCTATGTGCTCGAAACGCCAGTTGAGCATGAAGTTGCAGAGCCCTCAACCCCGCCAGAGTCCTGGCCCAGTCCTGGGAAGATCGAGATCGATCACCTTGAGGCTAAATACGA CATGGATGATGCGTCAGCGAATGCCGTCTTGGACGATATTTCTATCGTTATTAGACCTGGCCAAAAGGTTGGTGTCATCGGCCGAACAGGAAG TGGCAAAAGCTCGTTTGTCCTTGCTCTACTTAGGCTGCTCAGATTCTCTGGCTCCATACGGATAGATGgtgttgacaccaccagcgtCTCTTTGAATCGCCTTCGAtctcacatcaccacacttACTCAAGATCCAGTTGCCATGCCTGGATCTGTCCGAACTAACCTGTGCCCCTTTACATCTCAAGGTTCCCATCCGGTCGATGATACTGTTCTGATGGCTGCGTTAACTCGCGTGGGTCTACAGGAATCCATCCAACAGAGAGGAGGTCTTGATACGGACATTGCAGAGTTAAAACTCTCAGCAGGAGAAACGCAATTACTCTGCTTGACGCGTGCGGTTTTACACAATGAACTCACAAAAAGCCGAATTATTCTCATCGATGAAGCCACCAGTAGCATGGATCGAGAAACCGAGCAACGTGCGCAGCAAGTCTTTGACCAGTTTTCCAAATCTGGCTGCACTATGATCATGATTGCACATAGAATGGACATGGTATCTGACGCGGATGTCGTGATTACGTTGGACCAGGGGAAAATACTCAATGTTTCTGGAGAAGGTTATGCACTGGAAATCGACGAAACGAGTGTTTAG